The genomic window CTGGTGAAGCACCACCTCTTCAGCTGGGACATAGACGGGTGACGCTCTGCTTCCAGGGCCCTGTTGCACCCAGGCCTCCCagagcaggaagagagaaacGCGGCCCCGGCCCACCCTGAATTGTGGGGTTTGAGGAAGACCCTGGGGAGCCCTGGCCTCCCTCCCTTGGGGGCCCCTGACCACTGCTGGGGGGACATTGGGGTGCCAGCTAAGCCTGACCCTCTGAGTGCCTGGGGCCCCAACTACCCTGTACACCTGAAAGCCTTGTGAAGAGCGACAGTCACAATTTTTTGCTCAGgaagggggtggtggggagttAATGGCAGATAAAGGCTCCTCGGCCTCTGGTTGTAAATAAACCATCTTTGAGACTGCTGCTCCTGTCTCGTCAGCTGGAAGACAGCAGAGCTGCTCAAGGGGCCTCCAGTCCTGCACcaacttccccttccccccagcaggGCTGCCTGGATGTTTTCTGCGTGGGATGCGGCGTCACTcctgattggggggggggggggcggactTGGGCCCTGACCACTTCCTCAGGATTAACCAAGACGGACTGAAACCagctggtgtttttgtttttattttaaaaaagttcaCACAGCTTCCCCCCCTCTGTCCCAGCCCTTGTTTTGGTGACTATTCCTAAATCCCTACTAGTGACTGTGACAAGCCAGACGGTGAGGTTGCCCAGACAAGCCAGGGCAAGAGGCAGCCAGAGCCTCTGCCCATCTCTCGGCGCCCCTGGCCTGTGCTGGCTGCAGTGAGGCAACAGGGTGGAACAGGACCAGGGCCAGGAAGCACCTCTGTCCTTGTGGCACTGATAAGGAGCCAGGAAGCAGGACAGCTGGGGTACGGGTTGTGGCCAGGGAGACTACATGTCAAACACACGTGATGGGAGGGGCCGGGGCAGCTGCATGCCGGGCAGGTCCTGTGGTGGGGGCACCTGACCACGCCCCACTGTACCAGGGTGACCAGGCCCCTCAGTATGTGCAGAGTAGGAAGGGAGAGCTGCTGCCACCTCccacccctcaaaaaaaaaatacatgtgtgtgtatgtgtccatATATGCGTGTTGCTATATAATATAGAGGTATCTACACATGTACAGAAACTTTTTGCCACTAACCACTGAGTGGTTACGCTACATCAAGACACAAAGGCCAGGGCTCCCCGGCCCTGCGGCTGGCTGACACGGGGAAGGGGAGGTAGAGGTCCAGCTCGTTTCTTCCctcagagggaagggaagagaaaggaggtgaAGCCCTTCTACCCACCTCAGCCCAGGGCTTCTCCTCCTCTAGCCAAACTGCAGCCAGACATGGCACCTCAGACCTCAAAAAAGGAGGTCAGATTAAAACGCCCCCAGGTCAGAGCCCAGAATTGCTCCTTGAGGCTTCTCTCAGCCCTGGGTAAGCCCAAGCCCAGTGTAGGAACCCTCTGCTCCAGCTTCCTCCAAGGACTGTGATTGTCAAGACTCACAACCCTGCAGAGAGGCTGAGTCAAGCAGCACAACCAGCTCCAGCTCCCCAGCACCCCACCTGCaggcccctccccatccccctttCTCTGGAACCAGAGAGCTACAAGCAGGAATCCCAGTGGAGTTGCAAGTCGTGGCCATCAAGGAAGTCCGTGGAGAAGAGGCTGGTGGCCGTGGTGCTGAGGGGGGCCAGGCTAAGCACGGGGCCACCTGACGACAGCTCCAGCCAGTCCATGCTGTCCAGGTGGCTGTCGGCAAGGTCCAGTCCCATGCTGCCACTGGGCTCTGGGGCAAAGTGCAATTCTGAAGTGTCCATGGGCGACGGGGGGTGGTCCAGGATGGCGGAGCTGCTCAGCATCTGGCTGTGGAGGTCGTCGATGAGGGAGAGGGGCTCAGGCCCCTCGTGCCCTCCCGTCAGCAGGGGCAGCCCCGTGCTGCTCTCCAGGAAGTCCTCCAGGCGCCCAGGGAGGGAGGGCGAGGCTGACGGAGGCAGGGCAGCCTGGGGGAGCTCCGTGGAGGGCGAGGGCTGTGTGGCCAGGGCAGGCCTGCAGGCTGCAGTCAGGGAGGGCTTCTCTTCCCCAGGCAGGGGTGAGGACTCCTTGAAGTCAGCTGAAATTTCTGCCCGAGAAAGCAAATGGGTGTCAGAATCGCAGCCTGAGCCAGCCTGGCGCCCTGCCCCTCTGTGTCCTGCCTGCCCGCCCTGTGCACAGCCACATCCTTGCCACATGCCCTCCTGGCACAGCCACCCCTTAAATGCTGCAATGCCCAGcccgctccctccctccctcttgtaCAAACCCTCATCACCCCAGCAGCCTGGTCCCTCCCATAGCTGCAGGTACCATCTAGCCACTGCctcctgagccccagcgcaggccTTCTGCCCGAGGCCTGTGCAGTGAGGCCAGCCCAGCAGCCTCTACACCGCCTGCCCTTGGCAGAAGCACCCCCTTGGGATAGGCCCAGCCAGCTGGGTCTTGAGATCCTTGGATGAGAGAGTTAGCAACGGCTATTGAGctcttcttctgtgtttttttaaaaattaagataaaatttaCATAACAAAATTCACAATTTTAACCATTTCCGCATCAAGCTCTTCTAGGTGCCTTAATGCGCCATCCCTTCTAGCCCTCAGAAGAGCCCCGTGGGGGATGCCCCATCACTGTGCCCTGATGACTGTCTCATCCCCGCCTGGCACCCCAGGCTGGGCCAGTCCAAACCAGGATCCAGTTTCCCTCTAACCTGCTCCTCCACTGGGTTCCTGCGCACTAGGGAGGCTGTCAGTTTCCCTCGGGCTGCAGAAGCCAGAGACCTGGGAGTTGTTCCTGACTTCTCCGTGTTGACTGCTCACCAGGCCCCACTGAGCTGTCCCAAGGCCTCTCATGTCCACCACGTCTCTCCCTACCACCACCCCGAGAGTTTAAGCTGCCACTGGCCTGCGGTCTCACAACAGCCACCTGGTTTTCTACCTCGCCTCAGGCTGCCTTCCTCCCCAAACTCTCCAGGCAGCAGTCTCAGCACTCTTTAATAAACTGCAGGGCACCTCCCTCCCCCTACGATGGCTGCCCACTGCCGTCCTCGAGAGCGAGTCCAGCCACCACTGAGCCTGCCCTTCCAGGTACAGGTACAGTGAGCTGCCACcctctgtctgtccatctgtcccaTGCCTCTCTAGAATTGTCACAGGTTGCTCCTTCTACCCAGACAGAACATTCTGAACCCCTCTGTTGACTGGAGGCTTTCGCTCCTGGAGAACTTTCACTACTCCTACAGACCCCCCCTGAGCAGCCAAATCTACATGAGGTCCTGTCCCATGAGCCCTTGTggcacattttatttcttttatcgtCATAACTAAGGCATCAAAACATTATGTGACTTCCTGCTGCGAGTCAAGGAAATCCTGGCCTGGAGATAGTTATGAACACGATTTCCTGCCCTTTGGGCTTTTAGAATAAGGGAGACAATGAaaccatggcaatgcatatgtCACCCACTAGACCAGGGGTGCAGGCTAGGCCCACCAGAGCCGGGGTCAGGAGGGGGCGCGGGAGGCCTTGTTAGAATCCTATTTTCATCCTGGCAGCAACCGAAACCCACTGGAAGGTTTTAAGGAAGGGAGAGTTAAGTTTTGAGGAGATCACTAGGCCTGATATAGAAAATGGCTGAGGGAGGGCAAGAGAAGAACAGGGATGAAGAGTGAGTAAGTCACAGGCAGGGAGTGGAGACTGCTTCATTCAGTGGCCGCCCCTGGGAGCTTGCCAAGCGGCCCTGTACAGTACCGAGCCTGCCCAGGCCCCCCACTTCTCGTCTCGTAACCACGCCACActttctcctctcttcccctACCCATAACACTGCCTGTCCTCAGATCATTCCTCCTCCTGACCCGGGCCGTCAGAAGAGAACTCTCACCCTCTCCTGCCATCTAGCTGGTCCAGCATTGCACCCACACACTGCCACCGCGGGCCGCCTACACTCCTACCTGAAGCCAACCCTTCCTTTCAGTGCTGGAACCTGTCTTCTCCACGTACTCAGCGATCCGTCTCCCCTAAACCTTGGTTTTCCACTCTACTAGACTGTTCCCATCAGCAGGCAAATATGCTGTTACTTCTCCCATCTAGCAACAGCCCTTTTTCTTTGCTCCACTTTGCAGGAAGAGCTCCCCAAAGTGCTCTCTGCACCTGCTGCCTCCTCCAGTCTGTCCTTGTCCTTGACCAGCTCCCATCAGGTGCTGCTCCACACGCCACTGCAGCGCAATGGTTAAGGTCGTCACAAAAAGGTCCATGTCCTCTACGTAGGTGACAGCCTATCGGCAACCCCTAGCTTCCTGCCGCCCCTGCCAGCTCCGCTCCGTCTCAGCTGCTTGGTCCCCTGCTGCCCCGAGGCCAGGCCCTTCACCACCAGCCTCCACGCCGCTTCACCTGCCTCACAACCGGGTGGCCTCATGGCCCTGACTGCCTCCAGGCACCTCAGACCTCACTCCCAAACCCCACTCACATGGCAGCTGCCCAGGGGGCTCCCCACTCGAAGGTCTCCTGACTTGTCTAAAATTGCACATTCCACCCCATGCTCTCGCCTTGCCCGTCGCTGACAAGCTCACCCTGCTCACCCAGGTGTCCCTGACTCCCCTCTCTGCCTCGCACCCCATACCCAATCCATAGAGAAATCCACGTGGTGCTCTCTTCCACACACTCCCCTGGCACCACTCCCACCGTTTCTTCACCAACCCAGGACTCCTGGCCTCCCTCCTGGATCCCTGTCTGTCTCCCAACAGGCCACCCTGTACCTGCCCTGGCCCAGCTCCAGTCTAGTCTCCAGAGCAGCCAGAACCATTCTCCTAGAGCAGACCAGGGCACGTCTCTGCTCCAGCTGTGCAGCGGCTCCCACACTACCCAGGATCAAGGCCGACTCCTCCCTGGAGCCCACCAGGCCCTCACAGTCTGGCCCGGGACCTCTCTGGCTTCTTCCCTCTGCTCGCCGCTCCTCCAGCGCTCCAAGCACGTGCCTTCCTCAGGCCTCTGCACTGGCCCCCCTAGGGACAGACGGGGCTCGAACCCTCGCCTCCTTCACGTCTCTGCTCAGTGAGGCTGCCCTgacctccagcccccacccctgggGCAAGTACTCCCAAGACACTTCCACCTTATCTGCTTCACTTACTGCTTTCTAACACCAGGTATTTACTCGTTTGTCAGGGTTACTGTCTATCTCCCCCGGTAGCCTGTGAGCTTCACAGAGCCAAGGGGCTCTATTTTTGCTCTCCAGTACATCCCAAGAAACTAGACCAGCGCCCACTGCACAGAGGTGCTTGACCAAGTAAAGGTCTGTGGTAGGAATGCAGCCCCCTCTTCACAGCTCTTCTCCCCCCTGCCTTGGGGGAGGGTGTGCCTTATTCATTGCTGTATCTGAAGTGCTTAGTACAGGCTCGTCACTCATTAAATGTccaataaaggaaacaaaatcaacCAACCTAGAGTTAGAGGTAACCTATGAAGACAGAAGGCAGTTGGGGGGCAGCTGGGGACATCTGGGCTTTACCTCCACTCTGAATAAGAATGTCAAACAGGTCATCCATCTGCTGGCTTGAGGAACCATTTTCCTGAGGGACAAAAgtagatacaaagatgaataccTGGAACAAGATGCCTCACAGCCCCGGGTGCCCAGGCTGCCACTGCTGAGACTCCCCCGGCCAGCCCTGGAGGCCCCCTCCTGGGACAGCCTGTTCTCCAAGGCCTTTCTGACCTTGGGAGATGAGCTTCCGCCTGCCCCTGGCAGCGAAAGCCCAGCAGCCGAGGACGTCGTCCTCCCTGGCCAGTCCTGACCCTCATCACCTGCTGCTTGGGCTGCTGGTTCACGGCTTCCTCATAGCCAGGCGTCTCCTTCTTCAGCAGAGAAGTGGGGGTCCCAAAGAGGGGCTGTGGCGGGTGTTCCAGCTCCATCTGGGCAGGTGGGCCAGGGCCTGGAGAGCCAGGCTGGGACAAgggctggagaggaaggcagggagagaaagagcggtgggggaggggagagcaggccagggccccctgacccctTCAGGAGAGCACGGAGGGAGGTGTCTACTGCTTTGCCAGCTGCACTGGCTTTTGGGAGCTTTCACAGAAGCCACTGGGGAGGAAGGGATACATGATGGGGGAGGCCCTGACCTCTGACCCTGCAGAGGCCAGGGTGGGCATGTGCCTGGATGCCTGGGATTTGGTACAAGCCACATGGAGGGAAAACGGAGGTTCTGGGCTGCGTACCCCTTGCTCCAACTGAGatgtttgcatcttctttctgCCTGAGGCTCTCAGGGTCCCTTGTCTCCCATCCCAAGGTACCTGGTTCCTGTCTctgtccccccacctccccatctcTGCAGGGCTGAGAGGTCACTCACCTTTGAACCAGGATGAGTGGGAGGTCTGGGCTGTGAGGGTGGCAGAATCAAGGAGCCAGCTGTTGATGACACCTTGGTGGGGGACAGCTGGCctctctgaggggagggagaggagtggAGGTGGCAGCAGGCTCAGCCCGGCAGCCCCGAGCTGGCTCTTCTCTGCCTAAGCCCAGGCTCCAGGTCCAGCAGGGCCAGGCTGCCCAGAGGCCAGGGCTGTGCGCACTGGGCCATGGGGGGCTGCCCTGGCCCTCACAGggacccccctctcccccgccaCAGAGCCAAGGGAGGAGCAGCTCTGCTGAGGGCTGCCCGGAAAGGTGAGCAGGTCTCTGGGGGCTCCAACTCATGTCTGTGGGGTCTTGGGCAGGTCCCTTAGGCTTCCTAAGTCTTAGTGTCCTCATTGGTTGGTGAAATGGGGATGGTAATCCTCTCATTTCAGAAAGTTGAAGGCAAGATTAAATGAAGCAGCCATCTGGCACAGAGGAGTGCCTGGCCCACAGGAGCTGTCCTTAGTGGAAGTGTCTtcatcccttcctcccacaccCCTCGTTCTGCTCCGCCCACACCCCAGGTACCTGCCGGGGGCTcctgctgggcaggccagggcaGTCTGCATTCTGATTGGTCACGGTGAGGACAAGGTGGGTCCCTGATGAGTCAGTGATGAGGGTGGGAGGTGTGACCCCCTTGATGAGGCTGGGGCCTTGTGGGCCCAGAAGCAGCGGGGGagcgggggcaggggcaggggcaggcgcaGGGGCAGGCTCAGGCTCAGGCAGCACAGCTTCCTGCTTCACCACCACAGCCTGGGGCACCAGAGCTGGTGCAAGAGCATCTGTGTGGCTGGCAGGAGGGGCAGCAGGGGTTgctgggctggggctgcaggggtgAGCAGGGCCCAGGGGCTGCGGGCTCAGCTGGCAGCTGGAGAAGCTGTTCTCCTGCTTCACTGGGGTGCTGAGAgtgcctggggctggggctgggcctggGCCAGAAGCCGGCTGCTGGGCTCGCTTCTCCTGCTCTAGCTGCAGCCTGAGCCACTCCACCAGCTGCTGCTTCTGCCGGAGCATGCGTGTCAGCTCCTCAATCTGCTTGTCCTTTTCCTGCAGCATCTGGTCCTTGTCACGCCCCTCCAGCTCTGCCCGCGCCCCCGGGCTCAGGCAACAGGACCCAGCCCGGGCGCCCTCCTCCTTTACGAGGATTTGCAGTGGCGAGGCCTGCAGGGTGAGCTGCGTCAGTGGTGATGTCACCATCTCACCAAAGGTGTCCCCAGGCGTTGAGTTCTCGTCACCCGTGCTGAGCAGTGAACGCTCTGAGGGGGTGGGAGACACAGGGGGGGTAGAGCCCGTGCTGCCAAATTTCACCACTCCATGGCTGGTCACTGTAGCCACCACCACCTCGGCTGGGGCCAGGCCTGCTGCCACCAGGGCTGGTCCTGTGCTTAACCGGGCTGCCGGGAAGGCTACCACCACCTCGCCGGCCTTGGGCAGGAGAGAAGTGGTAGCAGGGGCCTTGGGGGCTCCTGGAGCAGGGCTCATTTGATCCTGGTAGGCACGCAGGCGCTCGATCAGGTCTGTCTTGGTGCCTGAGACAGGCAGTGATCGCAACTTCAGCTCCTGCTTCAGTTCCGCCACCTGCAAGGGGTCGAGAGTCGGGGCAGCAGGGAGACCCAGGGACAGGTGCACAAAGGGAACTGGGTCCAGCCAGGACAGTCTGGGGAGGATGGAAGGTGGAGCATTTTACCTGTTAGGCTTCACCTGTGCGAGGCCCCACTGAGCACTTTAAACACATCAACTCCCCTGGCCCCCCCCAGCCCTGGCCGCACCAGCCCTGGACGCACAGGCCCGGCCTCCTCCCATTTGGGCCTGCCCACACCCAGGCTCCCAGCACCCAGGCAGTCCTCGGCACCTTGCCTCGAGAGCAGGGTCCGCACCACAGTTGTGCCTCTCACCCCAGCACAGGGCCTGGGGCTCAACTAATATTAATTAAACTGACTGACttctatagatgagaaaactgagctgACAAAAGTCAAATAGCACCTTCCAGAGCACACAGCTGGTGAGTGGTGGAAGCTGGGATGGGAACCCTGGGCTGAAGGACTCTGAAGCTTGGGCCCAGCTGCCCCATGGGCGTCTGAGGCTCAGGCAGGAGCCAGCCTGGTGCGAGGACAAACTCTCTAGGGAGAATTTGGTCTGCGGCATCTTCTGATGCGGTCATCTGAGTGGCTGCCCCGAGCCAGGCCCTGCTCTCAGCCACGGCAGGCACGGCAGGCATGGAGCTGGCAGGTGGGCCTGACCTGGTGACGTGGGAAGGTGGGGTGCTGGATGGGGACAGGCCTGGGTTTAAATTCTGGCTTGACCACTGATTAGGTCTGACCTCAGGCAAGCTGCTCTACCCTCAACTCCTTAAGGAAGCTGGGGGTACACACTACCTCGCAGGCCCCGGGCCCTGTGAAGACACTGGCGGATGGTACCGCCTGCGATGCCAAGGCTCTTGAGGCTGACCCCACCATGCGGGCCGGAGGCAGCTTCCAGGCCTCTGTCTGAGGAGCCCTGCTCTACCACCAGGGCTGTGGGTCCTGGGGCTGGTGGCGCTCCCTGCCTAAAAATGAGGCACCCACAAAGCCCTCGTAGGAGAGGCCAGACTGGGAGTGGCTCAAGCCTTCCAGGGGGAAGAGGGGAGCTGCTTACCTTCATGTCGTCCAGGTTGGCAGGCAGGGCTCCCGGCTTGGCAGGTGGCAAGGTGCTGTTCTGGCGTGCCAGCCCACTGGGCCCAGGGGTGCCTGAGCTCGAGCTGCCATTGGTGGTGGAAAGGCTCCGCATCGGGGGGGGCCCGCCATTTCCCAGAGCCTCACCTGCCGGTCtgagaggaagaaagggcagAGGAGGACCTCAAACACCACCCGCGTCCTCAGCAGGCAGAAGTCAAGAGccggggctgcagggctgggTACAGAGACGGGCAGGAGGCAAAGGCCCTGCCTGCAGGCCAAGGAGGCACCACCTGGGGACCCCTCTTATAGGATCCAGACCAGCGGGCCCCAAAGATCTGGGTTCACCCAGCACCAGGCCTGGCATCTGCCTGTCTCAGGCAGCTCTGGGTGGGGCAGGGGACGGGCAACGCCGAGTGGGCTCCTACTTTGGCGGGGCAGGCAGGATGGTCTGGTAGTTatagtgctgctgctgctgctggttgAGGATCTGAAGCTGGAGGaagagctgctgctgctgcaggatCTTGGCATAGGAGGAGTCCATGGGGGGTGCCCCCTTGTCCTGCTTTTGGTCCGGGGGGATGTACTGATGGtatttcagtttcttcacctTTGGCTTTAGCTCCTTGGCCTTCTTGCTGCGCTGCGACTTCTCACTGGCAGACTTAGGTTGGCTTTGCTGAGGGTCCGGGGAGACAAAGGGCACCATCAAGGGCGGGGGCGCGGGTGGCAAGGCCCAGGAGCAGGGGCCGGCAGCCCTCCCGCACACCCAAGCACGGCCCACCTTGCCAATTTCCACTCTTGCTTCTTGgactccccccccgcccccaaaacAGAAGTGTGCCAAGAGGGGGCTGGTACTGACCGGGGGAGGGGAGTCTGGGAAgggccctaatcttaacagagcTCCCAGCTTGGAGGGAAAAGAATCAACCAAATGCACAGGCAGAGACATCGCCACAACCCCAAGCAGAGTGTAAACACAAGGAGATAAAAACACCGCTGGTTTACAGAGCACATACCATGCCAGACCTGGCGCTTTACCAGCAGGCTCCTGTACACCTCTCCAGAATCCTGCCCAGGCAGGAATTATCATGTCCTAGTGAAAAGGACGCAACAGCCCCAGAGAAGTcacctgcccaaggccacacagtgaTCAGGACCTCGTAGGTAAAGGAGCTGCATTCACACCCAAGACTCCAGAAGCTCAAATTCAAAGACTCCCCTAGCTGGCACCACAGGGAGGGCTTCCCACTGGGCTCTGAAGATCGAAAAGGACTTGGAAAGATCATGAGGGCTGGGCAGGCCGTGTGAGAGGCCAGTCCTCCGACCGGGGGAGAGTAGAGCTGAGTAAGAAGCAAGAGTTAGCCAAGGAGTACTAGGGAAGGGCTACGGAGGGCCTAGAAATTTTTGAGCAGAGAGCAGTAGCGAGAAGGATGGACACAATGTGGGGGTTCAGTTAGGGTCGTGAGAGGTGGCAGTGGGGACTAAAGGGATGGTTTGGGTAGAGGCGATCCTCTATTGGAAAAACTGACATCACAAGCGTGTGGCAGCTGAGGAGTTTGGGGTTCGGGGTCTTGAACTTTGATACTGTGAAGAAGGTGGCCCATTCATGGAAGCAGGAAGAAGTACTGGTTCCGTCATCGAgtgtgggaagagggaggagaaagggcagcgcTGTTGAGCCTGTGGGGACAGAAAGCACAAGGGAGCAGATGGAATCCTAAGGCAGAGAGGAGAGAGGCAGCCAAgtcaaggcagggggaggggcagtccCTTCCCCATttagaagggagaaagaaaaggggcCAGAGAAAGAGCACCTGCAAAGGTGAGAGGAGAGTGCTGAGGGGAGAAGAAGGATCGAGGAAGGAGCCCCTGGGCATGGACTGGGGACCTTCAAGGAGGGGCTTCAGTTCACCCCCTCCCTGCCGATGAGGCAGGGGCCTAATCAGGTAAAGAGGAAGAGCAGGCAACACGCATGTGAGTTGCTCTTCTATGTGTGTGGTGCCCACAGGAAGGAGACAGGGTGACAAGGAGCAAGTCTGGGGGAAGATTTGGGGGAACAATGTTTAGCATCTGTGGACAGTAAGGAAGAGACTGCAGATGCAAGACAGGTAACAACTAATGAGGCAACAACCAGGAGGCAGCAGAGTACGTGCAGAGCACAGGAGAACCTCGGAAAGGAGGCGGCCACCACTGCTCCTTGGGGATAGAGGGGGCAGGATGCCAGGGAAGCAACAGGAAGGTCCTGATATGGAGCAAGGGGCGCTGAAGGCCTCAGGAGAGATGGTGTAAGGCCATGCGCAGATAGGAGACCACAAGGCAAGATTAGGGAGCAGGGAATTGCTGCTGCCAGAgaagaatatcaggaagtcccaCAAAATGAACAGGCAAGGAGGAATGAGGGAAGACGGTGGAGGAGAAGCTCCAGGAAccgtccctccaccaaaacaactactgAATTGTCAGGAACAGTGTGAATCAACTACTTTGAAATGCTAGAGTCTCCTGGGAAGAGATGGAGGAAGAAGCTGGTAAaccacagcagatttgaacaggcagaagaaaggaccagCCAACTTGAAAGCAATGCAATTGAAATTATGCAGTGTGAggatccaaaggaaaaaaatgcagagacgtgaacagagcctgagggacctatgggacaccatcagaCACACCAGCATATACCtcactggagccccaggaggacaagagaaatagaaaggggcagaaaaggtaATTGAAGAAATACTGGCCCCAGACTTCACAAATCTGATATGAATATATACTTCCAGGAAACTCAACAAAATCTAAGCAGGGTAGCTGCCAGATCAACACCATGACAATTAGAATGACACTGTcaaaaaatccaaaaacaaagagaagattttgaaagcaggaaCAGAGAAGAactcatcacatacaaaggattcCCCAACAAAATTAACAGGTTTCTcataaaccatggaggccagaagacagtgggatggcATAAAATCCTTAAAGAGAAAACAGTCAACTAAGAATTCTATGttcagcaaaattatctttcaaaattaaggagaaattaagatatttacagataaacaaaagctgaaagagctAATTACCggaagacctgccctacaagaaatgctaaagggagtcctttaggctgaaataaaaggaaacagagacaGTATATAAATCaaagctataagaagaaatacagaacaCTGGCAAAGGTATAACTACACGGAAAAATTAAATATCCAgtattattgtacttttggtttatAACTATCCCCCCATCTTATCACTTAACAGGCAAAacatgtaaaataacatttaaaatctttGTAACTGGACAAcaaatgtataaagaaataacCTGAGATAATAACAATATAAAGGAGGAAGGACAAAGATATAAGGGGGTAgaacttttttttgaggtaccagggatcaaactcaggaccttgtacgtaggaagcaggcactcaaccactgagctacactcccTCCCCAGGAGTAGAGCTTTTATATACTACCAAAACTAGGTTGGTACTGGTCGAACTAAGTTGCTCTTAGTTTTAATGTGTTCATTGTAATTACAAAGGCAACCACTAAGAAGTAATGAAAAAGTGTAGAGAAAACGAAAGAAGGAGATAAAATGGTACAAAAtacccaaaaacaaaaacacaacccaAAAAAGGGCAGTAATGAAGTAACTGAGGAACAAAAGacaagacatacagaaaacagctgaatggcagaagtaaatcctTCCTTCTCAGTTATTCCTTAATTCcaaatgccaatggattaaactcccctatcaAAAGGCAGAGCTTTGGGGAgtagatggggctcaagcagatgagcacccacctctcacatgggaggtcccgggttcagttcccggtgcctcctaaaaaacaaaaccaaacaacaagcaaaacaaacaaaggaaaaaaccaactcagggaagctgatgtggcccagtggttgagcaccagcttcccatgtatgaggtcccgggttcaatccccagcccctagtaccttggggggggagtgggggaggggtggcagaGCTTGGCAGAATtgatgaaaatgagaaagcatgatccatctatatgccaTCTATAACAGACTCACTTTAAGTGAG from Dasypus novemcinctus isolate mDasNov1 chromosome 12, mDasNov1.1.hap2, whole genome shotgun sequence includes these protein-coding regions:
- the MRTFA gene encoding myocardin-related transcription factor A isoform X4, with the protein product MTLLEPEMLMMAVQSVLQLKLQQRRTREELVSQGIMPPLKSPAAFHEQRRSLERARTEDYLKRKIRSRPERSELVRMHILEETSAEPSLQAKQLKLKRARLADDLNEKIAQRPGPMELVEKNILPVESSLKEAIIVGQVNYPKVADSSSFDEDSSDALSPEQPASHESQSSVPSPLEARVSESLPSATTSVSPTQVVSQLPMGPDSRETLFLAEQPPLPPPPLLPPSLTNGTAVPTAKPTPTLIKQSQPKSASEKSQRSKKAKELKPKVKKLKYHQYIPPDQKQDKGAPPMDSSYAKILQQQQLFLQLQILNQQQQQHYNYQTILPAPPKPAGEALGNGGPPPMRSLSTTNGSSSSGTPGPSGLARQNSTLPPAKPGALPANLDDMKVAELKQELKLRSLPVSGTKTDLIERLRAYQDQMSPAPGAPKAPATTSLLPKAGEVVVAFPAARLSTGPALVAAGLAPAEVVVATVTSHGVVKFGSTGSTPPVSPTPSERSLLSTGDENSTPGDTFGEMVTSPLTQLTLQASPLQILVKEEGARAGSCCLSPGARAELEGRDKDQMLQEKDKQIEELTRMLRQKQQLVEWLRLQLEQEKRAQQPASGPGPAPAPGTLSTPVKQENSFSSCQLSPQPLGPAHPCSPSPATPAAPPASHTDALAPALVPQAVVVKQEAVLPEPEPAPAPAPAPAPAPPLLLGPQGPSLIKGVTPPTLITDSSGTHLVLTVTNQNADCPGLPSRSPRQRGQLSPTKVSSTAGSLILPPSQPRPPTHPGSKPLSQPGSPGPGPPAQMELEHPPQPLFGTPTSLLKKETPGYEEAVNQQPKQQENGSSSQQMDDLFDILIQSGGKAQMSPAAPQLPSVFIGYL